The following proteins are encoded in a genomic region of Raphanus sativus cultivar WK10039 unplaced genomic scaffold, ASM80110v3 Scaffold0677, whole genome shotgun sequence:
- the LOC130502718 gene encoding universal stress protein PHOS32-like, protein MVKARTVGVGMDYSPTSKSALRWTAENLLDDGDTIILIHVQPQNAEHTRKILFEETGSPLIPLEEFREVNFSKQYGLAYDPEVLDVLDTLSRAKKVKVVAKVYWGDPREKLCDAVENLKLDSIILGSRGLGPLKR, encoded by the exons aTGGTGAAGGCACGTACCGTGGGTGTGGGAATGGACTATTCTCCGACGAGCAAATCGGCTCTTCGGTGGACGGCGGAGAATCTCCTTGACGATGGAGACACCATCATCTTGATTCATGTTCAACCCCAAAACGCTGAGCACACCCGCAAAATCCTCTTTGAGGAAACCGGTTCAC CGTTGATTCCTCTGGAGGAATTTAGAGAGGTTAATTTCTCTAAACAGTATGGACTTGCTTATGATCCGGAGGTTCTTGATGTTCTTGATACTCTCTCTAGGGCAAAGAAg gTGAAGGTGGTGGCAAAAGTGTATTGGGGAGATCCAAGAGAGAAACTTTGCGATGCCGTCGAAAATCTAAAACTCGATTCCATTATTCTTGGCAGTCGAGGCTTGGGTCCTCTCAAAAGGTAA